A single Antechinus flavipes isolate AdamAnt ecotype Samford, QLD, Australia chromosome 5, AdamAnt_v2, whole genome shotgun sequence DNA region contains:
- the SMKR1 gene encoding small lysine-rich protein 1 isoform X3 has protein sequence MARKNQRQAGKGKKVKGRGQGRGGKKGKKPEVDILNPATMLNLYYIAHNVADCLQYRGFRWPGAAKKKKGKKI, from the exons atggcgagaaagaatcaaagacaagCAG gtAAAGGCAAAAAGGTAAAAGGCCGGGGACAGGGCCggggtgggaagaaaggaaaaaagcctgAAGTGGACATCCTTAACCCAGCTACCATGCTGAACCTGTATTACATCGCCCACAATGTTGCTGACTGCCTACAATACCGTGGTTTCCGCTGGCCGGGGGctgccaagaaaaagaaaggaaagaagatataa
- the SMKR1 gene encoding small lysine-rich protein 1 isoform X1, which produces MGKFALAVAVETSSFWVEIRGGIAIGILKRKKRTEEWRERIKDKQPGKGKKVKGRGQGRGGKKGKKPEVDILNPATMLNLYYIAHNVADCLQYRGFRWPGAAKKKKGKKI; this is translated from the exons ATGGGGAAATTTGCATTAGCAGTAGCTGTGGAGACGTCTAGCTTTTGG gtgGAAATAAGAGGAGGGATAGCAATAGGAatactaaaaagaaagaagagaacagaagaatggcgagaaagaatcaaagacaagCAG ccaggtAAAGGCAAAAAGGTAAAAGGCCGGGGACAGGGCCggggtgggaagaaaggaaaaaagcctgAAGTGGACATCCTTAACCCAGCTACCATGCTGAACCTGTATTACATCGCCCACAATGTTGCTGACTGCCTACAATACCGTGGTTTCCGCTGGCCGGGGGctgccaagaaaaagaaaggaaagaagatataa
- the SMKR1 gene encoding small lysine-rich protein 1 isoform X2 — protein sequence MVEIRGGIAIGILKRKKRTEEWRERIKDKQPGKGKKVKGRGQGRGGKKGKKPEVDILNPATMLNLYYIAHNVADCLQYRGFRWPGAAKKKKGKKI from the exons ATG gtgGAAATAAGAGGAGGGATAGCAATAGGAatactaaaaagaaagaagagaacagaagaatggcgagaaagaatcaaagacaagCAG ccaggtAAAGGCAAAAAGGTAAAAGGCCGGGGACAGGGCCggggtgggaagaaaggaaaaaagcctgAAGTGGACATCCTTAACCCAGCTACCATGCTGAACCTGTATTACATCGCCCACAATGTTGCTGACTGCCTACAATACCGTGGTTTCCGCTGGCCGGGGGctgccaagaaaaagaaaggaaagaagatataa
- the SMKR1 gene encoding small lysine-rich protein 1 isoform X4 produces the protein MPGKGKKVKGRGQGRGGKKGKKPEVDILNPATMLNLYYIAHNVADCLQYRGFRWPGAAKKKKGKKI, from the exons ATG ccaggtAAAGGCAAAAAGGTAAAAGGCCGGGGACAGGGCCggggtgggaagaaaggaaaaaagcctgAAGTGGACATCCTTAACCCAGCTACCATGCTGAACCTGTATTACATCGCCCACAATGTTGCTGACTGCCTACAATACCGTGGTTTCCGCTGGCCGGGGGctgccaagaaaaagaaaggaaagaagatataa